A genomic segment from Nicotiana sylvestris chromosome 1, ASM39365v2, whole genome shotgun sequence encodes:
- the LOC104246565 gene encoding pentatricopeptide repeat-containing protein At2g39620: MKLRCCSILVLVRRFHSQELPNTSKILSHQRLLTLLSSCKDLCSLLQLHARLITSGFTFNTSTSTLLINLYSSFQKCAFSRSLFDSLPNPPVIIWNSMIRAYVRVNQHEEALKLYVSMLEKSIQPDKYTFTFVLKACTAMSDFERSILIHEEIVRRNLETDVFIGTGLIYMYSKMGDLESARMVFDQMPDKDVVAWNAMISGLAQSAEPVKAVDLFKDMQFIFRINPNSVTLLNLLPAVCKLMDMRACRCIHAYVYRRAFPVSVHNALIDTYSKCNHPNLAHRIFLELRGKDDVSWGTMMAGFAYNGNFHEVLEMFDSIKKTGLKISKVSAVSALLATGEIGDLGRGKEIHEYAIQEMIDSDIMVATSLMTMYAKCGLLDKARDLFWGINGRDLVAWSAAIAAFSQSGYPQEALSLFRDMQNVYSQPNNVTLVSVIPACAELRAVRLGKSVHCHAVKASIDSDISTGTALVSMYAKCNLFNLALNLFNKMPLVEVVTWNALINGYAQIGDCYNALEMFSRLRLTGLHPDPGTMVGALPACALLGDVRLGGCLHCQIIRYGFESDCHVKNALIDLYAKCGSLTLAEFLFNKNDFSKDEVSWNTMIAGYMHNGLAKIALAAFHSMKFESFRPNVVTIVSILPAVSHLTCLREGMTIHSYIIKSGFQSHKLVGNSLIDMYAKCGQLDLSERIFEEMKNTDTVSWNALLTAYSMHGEGDRALSVFSLMENRDIEVDAISFLSVLSACRHAGLVEEGRKIFHHMRDKYHIEPDVEHYACMVDLLGRAGLFYEIMDLLKTMPMEPDGGVWGALLDASRMHSNIELAEVALKHLVKLEQGNPAHYVVLSSLYSQSGRWNDAGHTRVKMNETGLRKTPGCSWVEVKRGI, translated from the coding sequence ATGAAGTTGAGATGTTGTTCAATACTTGTACTAGTACGTAGATTTCATTCTCAAGAATTGCCAAATACCTCAAAAATTCTCTCCCACCAGCGGCTTCTCACCCTCCTCTCTTCGTGCAAAGACCTGTGCTCTCTTCTCCAACTTCACGCTCGTCTAATCACCTCTGGCTTTACTTTCAACACTTCCACCTCTACCCTTCTCATCAATTTGTACTCTTCCTTCCAAAAATGCGCCTTTTCCCGCTCCCTCTTCGATTCTTTACCCAACCCACCTGTCATTATCTGGAATTCAATGATCAGAGCTTACGTCAGAGTCAATCAGCACGAAGAAGCTCTCAAACTGTACGTTTCAATGTTGGAAAAGTCTATTCAGCCGGATAAGTATACCTTCACTTTTGTGCTGAAAGCTTGCACTGCTATGTCTGATTTTGAACGCAGTATCTTGATTCATGAAGAGATAGTTCGTAGGAATCTGGAAACTGATGTCTTCATTGGGACTGGgcttatatatatgtatagtaAAATGGGTGATTTGGAGAGCGCAAGGATGGTGTTTGATCAAATGCCTGACAAAGACGTTGTAGCTTGGAATGCAATGATTTCTGGGCTTGCACAGAGTGCAGAGCCGGTTAAGGCTGTTGACCTTTTCAAGGACATGCAatttatttttaggattaatcctAATTCAGTGACATTATTAAATTTGCTCCCTGCAGTTTGTAAATTAATGGATATGAGAGCATGTAGGTGTATACATGCTTATGTATATAGGAGAGCATTTCCGGTTTCAGTTCATAATGCTTTGATTGATACATACTCAAAATGTAATCATCCCAATCTTGCTCACCGAATTTTTCTTGAGCTAAGGGGGAAAGATGATGTTTCATGGGGTACAATGATGGCAGGTTTTGCATATAATGGGAACTTTCATGAGGTTTTGGAAATGTTTGATTCCATAAAGAAAACGGGCTTGAAGATCAGCAAAGTATCAGCTGTAAGTGCATTGCTTGCGACCGGTGAAATTGGCGATTTAGGGAGAGGGAAAGAAATTCATGAATATGCAATCCAAGAAATGATTGATTCCGACATTATGGTTGCTACTTCATTGATGACAATGTATGCAAAGTGTGGATTGCTAGACAAGGCTAGAGATCTGTTTTGGGGAATTAACGGAAGAGATTTGGTTGCTTGGTCCGCAGCAATAGCTGCTTTCTCACAATCAGGATATCCTCAAGAGGCACTCTCTCTGTTTCGAGATATGCAGAATGTGTATTCACAGCCAAATAATGTTACTCTGGTGAGTGTTATCCCAGCCTGTGCAGAGCTAAGAGCAGTGAGATTAGGAAAGAGCGTCCACTGCCATGCCGTCAAAGCCAGCATCGATTCTGATATTTCAACGGGAACTGCCTTGGTTTCCATGTATGCTAAGTGCAACCTATTTAATTTGGCACTTAATTTGTTCAATAAGATGCCACTGGTTGAGGTAGTAACATGGAATGCTCTGATAAATGGGTATGCTCAGATTGGTGACTGTTATAATGCATTAGAGATGTTTTCTCGATTAAGGTTAACTGGATTACACCCAGACCCCGGGACAATGGTTGGTGCGCTTCCAGCTTGTGCCCTTCTAGGTGATGTACGCTTGGGAGGATGCCTTCATTGTCAAATTATCAGATACGGGTTTGAGTCAGACTGTCATGTGAAGAATGCTCTAATTGACTTGTATGCCAAATGTGGAAGTTTGACTTTGGCTGAATTCCTGTTCAACAAAAATGATTTCTCTAAGGATGAGGTGTCCTGGAACACAATGATAGCAGGATACATGCACAATGGACTTGCCAAGATAGCCCTTGCCGCATTCCATTCCATGAAGTTCGAATCATTTCGGCCCAATGTGGTCACAATTGTGAGCATCCTGCCTGCGGTGTCACATTTGACATGTTTGAGAGAGGGCATGACTATACATTCCTACATAATTAAGAGTGGCTTTCAGTCTCATAAGCTTGTAGGGAACAGTCTTATCGATATGTATGCCAAATGTGGTCAACTTGACCTTTCGGAGCGTATATTTGAGGAGATGAAGAACACTGACACTGTTTCTTGGAATGCTTTACTTACAGCATATTCTATGCATGGGGAAGGCGATCGTGCTCTTTCTGTTTTCTCTCTAATGGAAAATAGGGACATTGAAGTTGATGCTATATCCTTCCTTAGTGTCTTGTCTGCCTGCAGACATGCAGGCTTGGTTGAAGAAGGAAGGAAAATATTTCACCACATGCGTGACAAATACCACATCGAGCCAGATGTGGAACACTATGCCTGTATGGTAGACTTGTTAGGCCGTGCTGGCTTGTTTTATGAAATTATGGATCTGCTTAAGACAATGCCTATGGAGCCAGATGGTGGAGTTTGGGGAGCCTTGTTGGATGCATCTAGAATGCATTCTAATATCGAGTTAGCAGAGGTTGCTTTGAAGCATCTTGTCAAGCTTGAGCAAGGAAACCCAGCTCATTATGTGGTATTATCAAGCTTGTATTCTCAATCTGGTAGGTGGAATGATGCAGGACATACTAGAGTAAAGATGAATGAAACTGGATTGAGAAAGACACCAGGCTGTAGCTGGGTTGAGGTGAAGAGGGGGATATGA